gttagggttagggttagggttagggttagggttagggttagggttagggttagggttagggttagggttagggttagggttagggttagggttagggttagggttagggttagggttagggttagggttagggttagggttagggttagggttagggttagggttagggttagggttagggttagggttagggttagggttagggttagggttagggttagggttagggttagggttagggttagggttagggttagggttagggttagggttagggttagggttagggttagggttagggttagggttagggttagggttagggttagggtagggttagggttaggttagggttagggttagggttagggttagggttagggttaggttggGTTATTAttttaggggttagggttagggttagggttagggttagggttagggttagggttagggttgggttagggttagggttagggttatggttagggttagggttagggttagggttagggttagggttagggttagggttagggttagggttagggttagggttagggttagggttagggttagggttaggttagggttagggttagggatagggttaggttagggttagggttagggttagggttagggttagggttagggttagggttagggttaggtttagggttagggttaggttataTTATAATTTAGgtgttagggtttagggttagggttagggttagggttagggttaggttagggttagggttagggttagggttagggttaggttagggttagggttagggttagggttagggttagggttagggtagggtttATTAgtttggttagggttagggttagggttagggttagggttagggttagggttagggttagggttagggttagggttaggttagggttattTATTATAggtagggttaggttagggttagggttagggttaggtttaggttagggttaggggttaggttagggttagttAGGgtagggtagggttagggttagggttagggttagggttagggttagggttagggttagggttagggttagggttagggttagggttagggttagggttagggttaggtagggttagggttagggttagggttagggttagggttagggttaggtagggttagggttagggttagggttagggttttattattgggttagggttagggttagggttagggttaggttagggttagggttaggttagggttagggttagggttagggttaggttagggttaacTTAGGTttaggttaggttagggttagggttagggttagggttagggttagggttagggttagggtagggttaggttagggttagggttagggttagggtttagggttaggtttattACTTAGGGttagttagggttagggttagggttagggttaggtaggttagggttagggttagggttagggttagggttagggttagggttagggttagggttagggttagggtatattattattttagttagggttagggttagggttagggttagggttagttttacttactttattattatttatttaccCGTAtataagagagtctggccaactcataattggacgccatgtcgttacccagcGTACAGTGCGCTTATGTTTAAGCGTGTGCGCTTGGAGGGTTAAGTGTGTACGCGCAGGCGTCCCAAAGGCCCGGTGTTTCTTGACTTTCTTTctcttagagagagagaggggggggggagaaaggggTAGGTTGAGGGAGGGAattctttcattccatccatGTTGAACAAAGCCAACAATCAATCATCTTTACACATTCAATAGACACAAGCACACAGGTATACCGTATAAATAATAGTGAAGCTgtctaaagggctttttacacttgtaaattttagcttagccccggactatcggtggggctaagggggggccttagccccaccgatagtacgggactatccttagcccactttctgtttacactcgtttttgccaagtgggctagccccaccgatagtacggtactatctggccctgcaaaatagcaggggttagcaccgcaattgcggtgctagcaccgcaattgcggtgccaagcaagtgagtgtaaacagaacgaaaaaataatcctgggctaagcgacggagacgaagtgcgaccctcactgaccaatcagaaacgaggtaatcaagtgctgccggtgcgtgcgtgtacgtgtacagtacacagcgtaattatgaatattcatgtggtttggaaagtccggggctaagaaagacgagtgtaaaaaggtcagttttctccttagccccggacaagagatagtacgggactaattggcgagtgtaaaaagctgaaaaaaattggtacgggactaacgatagtcctgggtcagagaaagtccggggttaagaaacacaagtgtaaaaagcccttgtaggacataattcctgaatatatgatgaattattgccgtgaaaataaaagaagaattcacagtaattcgaattcatgaaattcttccgtcgagatgttttcattgcaactgattgacaaattgccctacatcgacgtaaataagcactgaattgatcagtgttttagtagtagccatgataaaaaatcatgggcgtacatactcgagcaggattcgaacctacgacctcctgatcaccggacaggcgtcatctccactagaccaccgagctttcgcccgacagcaagtgttggttctaatccttatagcatgcagcgggtactgcttgcNNNNNNNNNNNNNNNNNNNNNNNNNNNNNNNNNNNNNNNNNNNNNNNNNNNNNNNNNNNNNNNNNNNNNNNNNNNNNNNNNNNNNNNNNNNNNNNNNNNNTCCatcaaagaagatggctgggtaacccatattcagctgcaatagctggtcttccataatgaggtccagttggatgtaagcCTTAAACACCCtgttctttgcgatgaatacacgaagtgggatcttttacgtgctgtgagttgtgactctctcacacattgggacctccattttataaTGTCCAATCCGAGGGACATGTGCCAGTAATGATCCGCTAAGCGCAAGTTCAAAATCTTaaatgaacaggtggacctctatactgcaaaataaataatcatcataaatcccaatatattcaaagccaAATGAAAAACACATGCAATCACGgccccaaactaactaaattcaggagttcttttaaattgaatgcagtcaTTTGGAACGTGGTTGCCCATTCACgcatttgaatgaccgacgaaaTTCCGTcaccagcttgacatgaatttgaatgctcattgatgaaatgggtgctcctctcttaaatttgaatgctccaataGTGAATGTGAatgttccgatagtgaatttgaatgctccgacagtgaatttgaatgctcggatagtgaattcgaatgaccggattttgagtTTGATTCCTGATTCAGTGCTGCtagcgtggaatgcgtgaaatcgaatgctcgttataggaacttgaatgacaaaagtatggaattgaccgggaaaacctatacatAACTTATCTTAAGGAACAATTTAAGAAGTTCTTACTCAAATTCTTCGAACGACTAtatcaaaataattcaaataaggGCATCAATCCATTATACGCAACTTTAAAAGGGTAAAAGACCTATAAACGTAAGTGAAAAATTGAATATTCAGTAATGAAACCACACAGGAATCTATAAGGAACAAGACTGCAGCGTGTCGCCAGAAGGCTTTGATATTGTCATGGCAACCAACCACGTGGGTCACTTCGTTCTCACCATGACACTGATGGACCTTCTAAAGAAGAGCGCCCCAAGTCGGATTATCAACGTCTCGTCAGTCGCTCACTCATTCATTTCTGATCCAGCGATCGTAGACTACAGCAAGAAGGCATCTGAAGGTATACGCAGcaacgtgttttgttttttgttttttctgactTTGTGCACTTTTCAAAATAATGGTAGCTGCATCGGCAtgctgcaataaaaaaaaagttacaatagTTGTTTCACAGCGCTTTAGTAACATAAAAACTTTCAAACAGACGCATATAGACATCCTTTGCTGAAACTTGTCTTGTAGCCAATCTTTGtgttcattgttattatcaagaACGAGTGAAATCAAGTCTATTCATCTGTGGCAAATACTACTACTGAATATGGATTTGTTGTGCACTTTCACGTTTGTTATACATCTCTTGTCTTGATCAGGGCCGTATATGCTTGATTTTATGTCCACAAATTTGCTCTTACGCCGTTACGGGTTGTGTTGATAATGGTGCCATGAGTGGCGTTTTATAATTTATATGGTGGTGGTTACATTCGAAATGTGTTGCAACAGGGGCGGATCaaagaattccgtaaaggggaggcgcctaaCAAATTTAAATAGGGCGTGCAACTTTTTTccacttcttttattttaacacaaaaaaaaatcaaaagggggtgcgcgcccggtgcacccccgcTTGATCCGCCACTGTTGTAATACCCGTTTATTCAGTTTATAAATTATACATTATGATGTCATTTCATCTCTGTAATAGATCATAACAATAATTTGCATCCCAGTGAGAGTTTTATTATTTTAGCCAAGAGATGATATATTACAGGAAATAATAGTTAGATAAATGCACGTCATTATTCCAGCCCAGTCGGCGGCTAGTTAAATTATGTAATTACGATTCCTGATGTGACGTCACTGCATGTAAAATGATCATTTCTATCCTCGCAGTATTAGGACATTATTGCATTATGACCAATCACAATGAACAGcaacatgaaatattacagtctTGTCTCTTTCATGAAACCTTCGAATGCAATCTGTCCACTCCCTCTAATGAATAATTCTTTTTGTCCTGTTATCCTGCACCAGGCCTCAATGGTTTCCAGCGTTATGCTAAAAGCAAATTAGCCAACTTGCATTTTGCGAAAGAGTTAGCACGCCATCTAGCGGGCACCAACGTGTCAGCTTACTCGCTGCATCCAGGAACCATCTATACGAATGTCGTACAAACAAGCATCAATTCGATGGgaaagaaaattttcattttgccGATAATTTGGTGAGTTTGAAATTGCAAACCTtattttcatggggggggggggaggggaactaCTTCAGCTCTAAAAATACATATGAAAGAGATATATCACTCCCTCTGATAAACTGCAAATTTGGTGAAGTTTCTATAATAATGTGTCCTAGCAATTTTCTATACAATATCCCATTAAAACCACAGAGCTTGTGTGTAGATGGTTCATGTgcggttgtgtgtgtgtttgtgtgtatttatatcATAAAATCGCGGAGAGCATAAAGTAGTCTCATCCACGTacgtttctgttttgttttcatgacgTTTCGAGGGGAAATTTGAATTCTTcgtttaaatttgtttttccgAACTCCTGACCTGACATTGTTTTATTTGAAGGTTTGATCAGTATTTCTCATCTACTGCCATTCTTAAAGTGATGAATTATCATGCTTCTACTTCGGAgtcataaaaagagaaaattatcATCACAAAATAGATTATAGCCATATATGTCGCTCAACGACATCACCAGTGAATATATTACAACAGATCTAATTACAGATCTAATTAACGATAAATGATACTACAGAAATAGACTTCCATACCAGGACACTAAAGGATTACTTATGGTCTCTTAATCTCTTATTTTTCTAAATGAAATAACTGATGGATGTGCCGACTGTAAAATTTTGCAgtgggtttttcttttctctgttgtGTTTCCACACTCTAGAAAAAGTAAAATCGTAAATTGATATTGTCActcctaactttttttttcttgtaaatgtTTAACACTTCACATCAACActcaaaatgtttgatttacCATTTCTGAAAGGGTAGCTCAACATTTTGAGGGTACAGTATTTAACATTTTGAGTGTTGAATCTAACTTAAGGTTTGAGGAGTGACTACAATTAAAATGTTGATTTATCTTTGCTTTTTTAGAGTGCACTGCATTCGCATTTGCTCTCATTGTGCTGATATGTGCAATTATCTCTGATATTTGTCGTATTGCTGGCAGGTTGTTTCTTCTGAGCGAGAAGGACGGAGCCCAGACAACAATCTTCTGTGCCATTGACGAATCGGTCACACAACATAGCGGTGGATATTTCGCAAACTGTCAGCTGGGCAAGGAGTCTAAGTTGGCCAAGGACATGACGCTCGCCAAGCAACTCTGGGATGTCAGCTGCGAAGCGACTGGCATCGACCCTAGCAAACTCTCGGCATGAAATttgcatgggcgtaaatcccggggggatggggggggggatatatcccccccccccccgaaatggaggaggggggatggcctgtacaatcatcccccctgaattttgaggggaaaaatggaggaagcagaaatgtgattgtataaattttggcatattgcatgacgtttgtacgccggccttcagacaggtaacagagctgaacagtattctatcttgtaggaaaatgtataattttctcaagcgctcgctcgcttcgctcgctcgcgaagaaagtaacatcgacatacactgtaaggtatggctcaggcgttgacaacgtcaaatagtataggtctacatataaacatgctatgacgggagtaactggggaccatctgcaaaatatgtacgaacacatacaaacaaacaatagcaacaactttatcgccataattcattcattcattcattcattcattcgtttatttcattcttcggataaaaagattggaaaaataacaatcatgcatatatacacaatatgtaCAGGTTAAAATGGTAAAAATACTATCAGcgaacaaatacaatagaaCAAACGGAGTGCattgtaataaagaaaaatgaaataggatgtATCAGTAAAAGCCTAGGAGGCTTGACAGGTAGATACACCCATAACGTATGACAtagaaatatatagctacagtACAGCACAGAATAACTCAATGTGTGTTCGCGCGTGAGCGAGTGTGTGAATGTGAGTGAATATAAATTGTTGCGTTAAACATAAAACGACAAAAGATGAAACTTATACTTAATTTTAAATGAGTTCAGAAATTGAATATTGCGTAGCGATGGAGGCAGAGAATTCCACATATTTGGTCCAGTATACCGAATCGATTTATACAGGGAATGGGAAGTTACTCTAGATTTGTGGAAAAGTTGTCTATTTCTAGTATCATAATTGTGTACATCcagattcaaagaaaacatttccATCAGATACTCGGGTAATGTATTGGAAAAATAACGATGCATAATCATACAAATACTTAATCTATTAATATCATAAATATTTAGAGTGTTCAAACTATAAAATAAAGGCATAGATGGAGCATAAAATTCGGCATTTGAACAGATACGCAGAGCCCGTTTTTGAAGACGGTGCAGTTTGCAGAGTTTGGACGGGTATGCAGTGGCCCACACAGTGTtgcaatacataatatatggaagaataaatgcattgtacatcataaacaaaatacgAAGGGGGACAAAATGCCTTATATGTTGAAGTATACCAATGATCCTGGATACCTTCGAACTGACATGATTTATATGAAAATCCCAGGCAAAATGTTGATCTAATGTCACTCCCAAGTATGTTACTACCGAGCAGTGTTCAATTTCAGTGTCATTTATATACAATGATATGTTGTCAtaattttcactc
The sequence above is drawn from the Diadema setosum chromosome 19, eeDiaSeto1, whole genome shotgun sequence genome and encodes:
- the LOC140242477 gene encoding retinol dehydrogenase 11-like, translated to MHPMRSRNVVYDDRRKMKGVTVQDFGYQGRGQIFINENLVASTKELLSDVNKARKGAGYKFLWSHNGKIYVKKNEKAFPIIIYRIYKEQDCSVSPEGFDIVMATNHVGHFVLTMTLMDLLKKSAPSRIINVSSVAHSFISDPAIVDYSKKASEGLNGFQRYAKSKLANLHFAKELARHLAGTNVSAYSLHPGTIYTNVVQTSINSMGKKIFILPIIWLFLLSEKDGAQTTIFCAIDESVTQHSGGYFANCQLGKESKLAKDMTLAKQLWDVSCEATGIDPSKLSA